In Scheffersomyces stipitis CBS 6054 chromosome 8, complete sequence, one DNA window encodes the following:
- the CAX8 gene encoding K+-dependent Na+:Ca2+ antiporter (go_component integral to membrane), giving the protein SYCHYIEKHCDPEYFAISKYYFCSRYVGSTSLLLAVSLAIIVTLVVILLSLTILVANYLFKNLNDVTVNLNINNQILGFILVPLSNTFPDMINYYVALNSGSSDLVIGQLVGSILILFTVVIGLISVFNSPFEVVHKKVLAIDFAWVLLVLVIFSYILSDGRITIVECAFMASAYLVYIAFLCLFNKEKMSEDQECQNLLSHQAHPNHSSEYLEVPYNIEDALSILSNEEVSYGAISPSKSPSSLVETEDLEQQKALSISKFFVNVIDMIFFILIPIHLTERDSDELHWKHKINEYKALHYWFLIEIPLLFNYQFFHFAWTTLISIILVEFLLVELAYDHVPPKFRSIIISIAGVANTLIITSEFSMKILEILKNFGLIWHISDYLLGLLVFSISNSINDLVTNLTISTKINPILGINACLGTPMLIILLGIGVNGIIVLLKHGQTAIKFSLTDNVVISMTSLLLIVAFYFVYIPLNNWQFDKRGGLILIAWYAMTTGVNCYLEM; this is encoded by the exons TCATACTGTCATTATATCGAGAAACACTGCGATCCAGAATACTTCGCCATATCCAAATACTACTTCTGTTCGCGATATGTGGGATCGACGTCTCTCCTTTTAGCCGTTTCATTGGCTATTATTGTGACATTGGTGGTGATTCTCCTTTCGCTTACCATCTTAGTCGCGAActacttgttcaagaacttgaacgatGTAACGGTCAATTTGAACATTAACAACCAGATCTTGGGATTTATCCTCGTGCCTCTTTCGAACACTTTCCCAGACATGATTAACTACTACGTGGCTCTTAACTCAGGTTCCTCGGACCTTGTCATTGGCCAACTAGTTGGTTCTATACTTATTCTTTTCACAGTAGTCATTGGTCTAATAAGTGTTTTCAACAGTCCTTTTGAAGTCGTTCACAAGAAAGTGCTAGCCATTGATTTTGCATGGGTTctccttgttcttgttatTTTTCTGTATATTCTTCTGGATGGTAGGATAACCATCGTAGAATGTGCCTTCATGGCTCTGGCATACTTGGTCTACATTGCCTTCTTGTGTCTTTTCAATAAGGAGAAAATGTCCGAAGACCAAGAATGTCAAAATCTACTTTCGCATCAAGCCCATCCTAACCATCTGTCGGAGTACCTAGAAGTGCCGTACAATATAGAAGATGCACTCAGTATTCTTTCCAACGAAGAAGTTAGCTATGGCGCCATTTCTCCTTCTAAGTCTCCATCCAGTCtagtagaaacagaagattTGGAACAACAAA AGGCCCTTTCCATTTCTAAGTTCTTTGTCAACGTGATAGACATGATATTCTTTATACTTATTCCTATTCATTTGACCGAGCGAGACCTGGATGAACTCCATTGGAAACATAAAATTAACGAATACAAAGCCCTTCATTACTGGTTTCTTATTGAAATTCCATTACTATTTAACTACcaattttttcacttcGCGTGGACTACTTTGATATCTataattcttgttgaatttcttttgGTGGAATTAGCATACGACCACGTACCTCCAAAATTTAGGAGCATCATCATAAGTATTGCTGGAGTTGCAAATACGCTAATAATCACCTCtgaattttcaatgaagattcttgagatcttgaagaattttggACTTATATGGCACATATCTGATTACTTGCTAGGGTTACTTGTTTTCTCCATCAGTAATTCGATCAATGATCTTGTTACAAACTTAACCATTTCGACAAAGATCAATCCTATTCTAGGGATAAATGCTTGCTTGGGTACTCCAATGTTAATCATTCTACTTGGAATTGGAGTTAATGGAATAATTGTTCTATTAAAACATGGACAAACCGCAATCAAGTTTTCGTTGACAGATAATGTGGTGATCAGTATGACCTCTCTATTATTGATAGTGGCATTTTACTTCGTCTACATTCCATTGAATAATTGGCAATTTGATAAACGAGGAGGCTTGATTCTTATTGCTTGGTATGCTATGACCACCGGTGTCAATTGTTATTTAGAAATGTGA
- the FMN1 gene encoding Riboflavin kinase (Flavin mononucleotide kinase 1) (go_function riboflavin kinase activity~go_process riboflavin biosynthesis) gives MARPDTVIPDKPESPYPIVQDSVVVSGFGRGSSELGIPTANIPINDDLNQLETGIYYGWCQLKPCTLPDECKTRTNGREVIYNHGKNLRNDDLKVLPMVMSIGWNPFYHLKEKAAEVHIMHKFDDFFYGAQIKFNVLGYIRPELDYTTKEALIEDINLDIKIALEALDRDAYQTYKDL, from the exons ATGGCTAGACCGGATACAGTGATACCCGATAAACCGGAGTCTCCATACCCCATAGTTCAGGACCTGGTGGTGGTGTCTGGGTTCGGCCGTGGTTCTTCCGAATTGGGCATTCCCACCGCCAATATACCCATCAACGACGATTTGAACCAATTGGAGACAGGTATCTACTACGGCTGGTGCCAGCTCAAGCCATGCACACTTCCAGATGAGTGCAAGACTAGAACGAACGGAAGGGAAGTGATATACAATCACGGaaagaacttgagaaaTGATGACTTGAAGGTCTTGCCTATGGTGATGTCCATTGGCTGGAACCCCTTCTACCATCTCAAAGAGAAAGCTGCCGAGGTCCACATCATGCACAAGTTTGACGACTTCTTCTATGGAGCCCAGATTAAATTCAATGTGTTGGGATATATCAGACCAGAGTTGGACTACACTACTAAAG AGGCCTTgattgaagatatcaatCTCGACATTAAAATAGCATTGGAAGCTCTTGACCGCGACGCATACCAGACATATAAAGATCTTTAG
- the TAL1 gene encoding transaldolase (Transaldolase, enzyme in the pentose phosphate pathway~go_process carbohydrate metabolism), with translation MSSNSLEQLKATGTVIVTDTGEFDSIAKYTPQDATTNPSLILAAAKKPEYAKVIDVAIEYAKDKGSSKKEKAEIALDRLLIEFGKNILAIVPGRVSTEVDARLSFDKEATIKKALELIALYESQGISKDRILIKIASTWEGIQAARELEAKHGIHCNLTLLFSFVQAVACAEAKVTLISPFVGRILDWYKASTGKTYEGDEDPGVISVRAIYNYYKKYGYKTIVMGASFRNTGEIKALAGCDYLTVAPKLLEELLNSTEPVPQVLDAASASATDVEKVSYVDDEATFRYLFNEDAMATEKLAQGIRAFGKDAVTLLEQLEARF, from the coding sequence ATGTCCTCCAACTCccttgaacaattgaaagCCACAGGTACCGTCATCGTCACCGACACCGGTGAATTCGACTCGATTGCCAAGTACACTCCACAAGATGCCACCACCAACCCATCGTTGATTTTGGCTGCTGCTAAGAAGCCTGAATACGCCAAGGTCATTGACGTCGCCATTGAATACGCCAAGGACAAGGGTTCctccaagaaggaaaaggcTGAAATCGCCTTGGACCGTTTGTTGATTGAATTCGGTAAGAACATCTTGGCCATTGTTCCAGGAAGAGTGTCTACCGAAGTCGACGCCAGATTGTCTTTCGACAAAGAGGCCACCATCAAGAAGGCTCTTGAATTGATTGCCTTGTACGAATCCCAAGGTATCTCCAAGGACAGaatcttgatcaagatcGCCTCCACTTGGGAAGGTATCCAAGCTGCcagagaattggaagcCAAGCACGGTATCCACTGTAACTTGACTTTGTTGTTCTCTTTCGTTCAGGCAGTTGCCTGTGCTGAAGCCAAGGTCACCTTGATCTCGCCATTCGTCGGCAGAATCTTGGACTGGTACAAGGCTTCTACCGGAAAGACCTACGAAGGTGACGAAGACCCAGGTGTGATTTCTGTCAGAGCCATCTACAACTACTACAAGAAGTACGGCTACAAAACTATTGTCATGGGTGCCTCTTTCAGAAACACCGGTGAAATCAAGGCTTTGGCTGGTTGCGACTACTTAACTGTTGCTCCtaagttgttggaagaattgttgaactcCACTGAACCAGTTCCACAAGTGTTGGACGCTGCTTCTGCCTCTGCTACTGATGTCGAAAAGGTTTCTTACGTCGATGACGAAGCTACCTTCAGAtacttgttcaacgaaGACGCCATGGCTACCGAAAAGTTGGCCCAAGGTATCAGAGCTTTCGGCAAGGACGCTGTCACCTTGTTGGAACAATTGGAAGCCAGATTCTAA
- a CDS encoding predicted protein yields MTVVRRLLIRAANNYDKDFKVVPINTNTPVEIDSDIGVFQVYVNTKKFDGSKPHLDNSLYELGDNVYLNGEPVDADVTDADELTKLVNSNMRINIKFTPKVPIKGSELIFGNDFTVPIRNHVPTTLLSTGLKFFQWFVNKTVRGDIYDDEPYLYGLALNSFTYLAVDTDGEPTQRLSGPASYLAHKPLMEFINYIENLNDNPDNTLKIPTTSNARRKFFLDVDNCDAFVFNEGTTYNLQFDTRFLKMEDSQYAVSIPTFGSKTFDVNVNNYANEHLNNFNFTVKQNGYEGVRYGTYGLVINFALLDEEGQ; encoded by the coding sequence ATGACCGTGGTGCGCAGATTGCTAATTCGTGCTGCGAACAACTACGATAAAGACTTCAAAGTAGTACCAATAAACACCAATACGCCTGTCGAGATCGATTCAGACATCGGCGTATTTCAAGTCTATGTTAATaccaagaagtttgatGGCTCTAAGCCTCATTTAGACAACAGTTTATACGAATTGGGTGACAATGTTTATCTCAATGGCGAACCGGTAGATGCCGACGTTACCGACGCTGACGAGCTCACCAAACtagtcaattccaataTGCGTATCAATATCAAGTTCACACCCAAAGTGCCCATAAAGGGCTCCGAATTGATCTTTGGGAACGATTTCACAGTTCCCATTAGGAACCATGTGCCAACGACACTTCTATCTACGGGACTCAAGTTCTTCCAGTGGTTCGTCAACAAGACCGTGAGAGGCGATATCTACGACGACGAACCTTATCTCTACGGGCTTGCCTTGAATAGTTTTACATACTTGGCTGTCGATACCGATGGAGAACCGACACAGAGACTCTCCGGACCTGCGTCATACTTGGCCCACAAGCCCTTGATGGAGTTCATCAACTACATTGAGAATCTCAACGACAATCCTGACAACACGCTAAAAATTCCTACGACTTCCAACGCCCGTCGCAAGTTCTTCCTTGACGTTGACAACTGTGATGCGTTTGTATTCAACGAAGGTACAACCTACAACTTACAGTTCGACACCCGATTCCTCAAAATGGAAGACTCGCAATACGCCGTAAGCATCCCTACGTTTGGAAGCAAGACATTCGACGTCAACGTGAATAACTACGCCAACGAGCACTTGaataacttcaacttcactGTCAAGCAGAACGGCTACGAGGGTGTAAGATACGGCACCTATGGCTTGGTGATAAATTTCGCCTTGTTGGACGAGGAAGGACAGTAA
- a CDS encoding predicted protein produces the protein MSAPPDHAADEDDIDLSSVIASTLTALTESGDVDVDATKDQSDDHRLQNERSQNSSHLELSHPTSQDEHIHNSGDNKDENLDLESAIGNVFDQFDFGSLANQSEQESHQQQDTLYEQSEPRVQQLQQESVIDEETSVKRKSSGPVETAAAASISDAVELKNETSETRPHTNTALVQENQQKEDLGLDDAIGKAFEHALSKDTNHEQDVSSNDKVVESPPHVQDQQNDQEQVQEQVEEVSRHEPLDQQGKDQEHTQEYKKEQKGHDDDDEFDLDLDAAIGNAFKDAFEESGDKSDQIEKSPRHEQTDRNDDIDLEDAIGNAFKAVHSESKDEAGQQHNGENEPSKDNPEDDELDLDAAIGNAFRSTFGEDNTTELTKTAHELKHENIPISDISASGTQSKDVIETRPVLETVEQNRSETTIMGEVHEDEEVDLEAAIGTVFANLTTEKHTDEPTHKDISDQTFGHDASPHDEVPEAKAEGDQDDLDLEAAIGNAFRSVIPEEKEAHEEIKQHEEEDPDAALESAIGSAFESISTLKQSDGKPHTTHEHIDQNHTNDDDLSAIISSTFQETLNTNVAHDSADEQDDTSMQDAIAEAFKSAADDTSLTHASTQEPQLDLSNLVQNIVHQVASQENSENESLPIPGNVLQDLAQEIANQVQGYLAEGDSSKPLSVSGGLPKIDDNVLAHFQKEAHKEGSDKLSEPAPYLQTALATAVRNAIGSNASATFEKQPPHDDKEADLEQLQMNDILQNAFNMAKENPQELLSDLDENEHSTMHQSVPLTDSLRSSANLPQNLQTLPRKISSSTATFLESLKRSNEITLSSGTKSSKTSKAAIQTGTEPSLSEPQKRKSLSIAETLALHRSSMNNGPTRNYSAIDSLDTPFSDRIASITPSLNSQISSVLTAITSKISNGDGSKDTDLLSVIRQMTSSYSPTTLPLASYPSATEIISSYGSAIEKNKIIKTLRLAKRFLEDQSTDEIDNRSAANVISNIIAQFSISAVGSGFSGSASLAASEYSNIKNEQIASVKESIVSAISNFASTAKLSKGSSFLSGIRVDTPEYREKIRSENRERKKRWREENAERNKDNDLRSRVLKKATSLFGEAESAEKKAWADEEFNKRRQKRLTRKLKGSETKSEDFGDLEGRSPEDSGSNVYLHDSNFIKPISDVFNILSACTQKESPGVALAATAAATATVAAIYTDDNKDANRDSVDAAVSSLISKLMEKANSAGEQERITSLSKGVTSSFKLSSSPPLPTTPPSMPSQLPDAELSSLVKTGSGSTSGIISRLSATIKNLTSKNSFQGTMLGLSNLNLQEKRSSESRLQSDPKRAKLEQDNDKQTISKIVSDLDQIRNSIVTSTGANIWSSSSLKMPQYVSESPQSKANTPPYRCLQHHHLYRTRFTWVWV, from the exons ATGTCAGCACCACCAGACCATGCCGCAGACGAGGATGATATAGACCTCAGCAGCGTCATAGCCAGTACGCTCACGGCATTAACGGAGCTGGgtgatgttgatgttgatgcTACGAAAGACCAAAGCGACGATCACCGGTTGCAAAACGAGCGGCTGCAAAATCTGCTGCACCTCGAATTGCTGCACCCCACTCTGCAAGATGAGCACATACATAATTCAGGCGATAACAAGGATGAAAACCTTGACTTGGAAAGTGCCATTGGCAACGTATTTGACCAGTTTGACTTCGGCAGTTTGGCAAACCAGTCTGAACAAGAACTgcaccaacaacaagacACTCTTTACGAGCAATCGGAGCCTCGTGTACAGCAATTACAGCAGGAATCTGTAATAGACGAGGAAACGTCAGTTAAGCGGAAATCTTCTGGCCCTGTAGAAACTGCAGCTGCTGCTTCTATTTCAGATGCGGTAGAATTAAAAAATGAAACTTCAGAAACCCGTCCCCATACAAATACTGCTCTTGTACAAGAAAATCAGCAAAAGGAAGACCTCGGTCTAGATGATGCCATTGGAAAAGCATTTGAGCATGCGTTGCTGAAAGACACGAATCATGAACAAGATGTATCTAGTAATGATAAAGTTGTGGAATCTCCCCCACatgttcaagatcaacaaaatgATCAGGAACAAGTACAGGAgcaagtagaagaagtcagTCGTCATGAGCCATTAGACCAACAAGGTaaagatcaagaacatacacaagaatacaaaaagGAGCAAAAGGGAcatgatgatgatgatgaatttgatttggatCTTGATGCTGCCATTGGAAACGCATTCAAAGATGCATTCGAGGAATCAGGTGATAAAAGTGATCAAATCGAGAAGCTGCCACGACATGAACAAACTGACAGGAACGATGatattgatcttgaagacGCGATAGGCAATGCATTTAAAGCAGTACATTCAGAATCAAAAGATGAAGCAGGACAACAACATAATGGCGAGAATGAGCCTTCTAAAGATAATCCTGAAGACGATGAATTGGATTTGGATGCAGCGATAGGGAATGCCTTCAGGTCTACTTTTGGCGAAGATAATACAACCGAACTAACAAAAACAGCACATGAATTGAAACATGAAAATATACCAATATCAGATATTTCAGCTAGCGGGACCCAATCTAAGGATGTTATCGAAACAAGACCAGTGCTAGAGACGGTTGAACAAAACAGAAGTGAGACTACCATCATGGGTGAAGTTCAcgaggacgaagaagtagatCTAGAAGCTGCAATTGGTACAGTGTTTGCCAATTTGACCACCGAAAAACATACGGATGAGCCGACACACAAAGATATAAGTGATCAGACTTTTGGTCATGACGCTTCTCCCCATGATGAAGTTCCTGAGGCTAAAGCAGAAGGAGATCAAGATGATCTCGATCTTGAGGCTGCTATTGGTAATGCTTTCAGAAGCGTCATCCccgaagaaaaagaagcGCATGAAGAGATAAAGCAGCacgaggaagaagatccTGATGCTGCCCTTGAGAGTGCAATTGGTTCTGCCTTCGAGTCGATTTCTACCTTGAAACAGTCAGACGGAAAACCTCACACAACCCACGAACACATAGATCAAAATCACACCAATGATGACGATTTAAGTGCCATTATATCGTCCACCTTTCAGGAAACATTGAATACAAATGTTGCACATGATTCAGCAGATGAACAAGACGACACATCAATGCAAGACGCAATAGCCGAAGCTTTCAAGTCGGCGGCAGATGATACTCTGCTCACACATGCATCAACACAAGAACCTCAATTAGACTTGTCTAATTTAGTACAAAATATTGTTCACCAGGTTGCAAGTCAGGAAAATTCGGAAAATGAGAGCCTTCCTATTCCTGGGAATGTTTTACAGGATCTAGCACAAGAAATCGCCAACCAAGTTCAAGGTTACTTGGCTGAAGGAGATTCAAGTAAGCCCTTATCTGTTTCAGGAGGCTTACCTAAAATCGATGATAATGTCCTTGCACACTTCCAGAAAGAAGCTCACAAAGAGGGCTCAGATAAGCTTTCTGAACCGGCACCTTATTTGCAAACTGCTCTTGCAACTGCTGTTCGTAATGCCATAGGCTCAAATGCTTCGGCAACTTTTGAGAAGCAACCGCCTCATGACGATAAAGAAGCCGACTTAgagcaattgcaaatgaaTGACATTTTACAAAATGCATTTAACATGGCAAAAGAAAATCCCCAAGAATTGCTCTCTGATTTAGATGAAAACGAACATTCAACCATGCATCAGTCTGTTCCATTGACAGATTCTCTTCGTTCATCAGCAAATCTACCTCAAAACTTACAAACATTACCTCGAAAGATTTCCTCTTCTACGGCAACGTTTTTGGAATCTCTTAAGAGGTCCAACGAAATCACTTTGAGTCTGGGAACTAAAAGCTCCAAGACGTCGAAAGCTGCCATCCAAACTGGAACCGAACCAAGCCTCTCTGAACCCCAAAAACGTAAATCGTTATCGATAGCTGAAACGTTGGCTTTACATAGATCATCTATGAACAATGGACCTACTAGAAACTATTCGGCAATTGATAGTTTGGATACACCTTTCAGTGATCGAATCGCTTCGATTACTCCCAGTCTTAATTCTCAAATTTCTAGTGTTCTCACAGCTATAACTTCGAAGATTTCCAATGGGGACGGATCCAAGGATACTGACTTGCTCAGTGTCATTAGACAAATGACGAGTTCTTATTCACCAACCACATTGCCGTTAGCTAGTTATCCATCAGCAACTGAGATCATCTCTAGTTATGGATcagcaattgaaaaaaacaaaatcaTCAAAACGTTGAGGCTTGCAAAGCGCTTCTTAGAAGATCAATCTACAGATGAAATAGATAACAGAAGCGCAGCAAATGTGATTTCAAACATTATTGCCCAGTTTAGTATCTCTGCTGTTGGCCTGGGCTTCTCTGGATCTGCCTCCTTGGCTGCTTCAGAATATTCTAATATCAAAAATGAGCAGATTGCATCTGTTAAGGAGTCAATCGTCTCCgcaatttccaattttgCATCCACTGCCAAGCTAAGCAAGGGTtcctcttttctttctgggATAAGAGTTGATACGCCTGAGTACCGAGAAAAGATCCGTTCGGAaaatagagaaagaaagaaaagatggagagaagaaaatgcCGAGAGAAACAAAGATAACGACTTGAGATCAAgagtcttgaagaaggctaCTTCCTTGTTTGGAGAAGCAGAGTCtgctgaaaagaaagctTGGGCTGACGAAGAGTTTaacaaaagaagacaaaaacGTTTAACTAGGAAGTTGAAAGGACTGGAAACAAAGTCTGAGGATTTCGGAGATCTCGAAGGAAGGCTGCCTGAAGACCTGGGTTCAAATGTCTATTTGCATGATTCAAATTTTATAAAGCCAATTTCCGAtgttttcaatattctttCAGCTTGCACTCAAAAGGAAAGTCCTGGAGTTGCATTggcagcaacagcagcggcaacagcaacagtgGCAGCTATCTACACTGATGACAATAAAGATGCAAATAGGGACCTGGTTGATGCTGCGGTGTCTTCATTAATATCGAAGTTAATGGAAAAGGCTAATTCTGCTggagaacaagaaagaataacTAGTCTTTCGAAAGGCGTCACTTCTTCCTTTAAGCTCAGCTCCTCTCCGCCCTTACCGACAACTCCTCCATCCATGCCTTCACAATTGCCCGACGCAGAATTGAGCTCGCTTGTGAAAACTGGAAGTGGTTCAACCAGTGGGATAATAAGCAGGCTTTCAGCTACAATAAAGAATTTGACTTCAAAGAACTCTTTTCAGGGTACCATGCTTGGTCTCAGCAATTTAAACTTACAAGAAAAGAGATCTTCTGAGAGTAGACTACAGTCTGACCCCAAACGTGCtaaacttgaacaagataATGACAAACAAACTATTTCAAAAATCGTATCTGATCTAGATCAAATCAGAAACTCAATAGTGACAAGTACTGGTGCTAATATATGGAGCTCCAGTAGTCTCAAAATGCCCCAATACG TGCTGGAGAGCCCGCAATCAAAAGCGAATACCCCTCCTTATCGTTGCCTACAGCATCACCATTTATATCGAACAAGGTTCACTTGGGTTTGGGTATAG
- a CDS encoding predicted protein, translated as MANYSEKEPLLGDRNRQLAADNEISTNNCPSFSSLLSKPFQCLPQLTKQLRETYVEDDNEAIINYSDDDDPLPELPYTITPITLAPSSLSQKDKLTELRKYMKQYNIGVYLIPSEDEHQSEYTALADKRREYITGFTGSAGIAVVTLDDPVALTGEAALSTDGRYFLQAEKQLDKRYWKLLKQGLATNPTWNKFAIEKAIKNKFSKVISCDPRVLSLTIGDYFKRVRLLNYQSRFEFSPLFEVNLVDLVWKKEKPTRSLDPVYHLVLQFSGEDTNSKVSKIRETLRSEKFQSTHLVVTALDDVAWLFNLRSDNDVPFTPVFFAYAIVSLKDITLYINKTKIDNSPVETRQYLKSIKGLQIKDYDEFYEDVSKLKTTIDNPDLAIVLPNKESTTFALFDSIPQSVGKQNIKHESIIANTKIFKNKTELFNAKIAQYKDSLAFILFASWLDHQLVNKKARLSEYDAACKIYSIREKLPNFKGLSYETISSTGANAAIIHYAPTKEENAIIDAKKIYLIDSGAHYLEGTTDITRTYKFGFEGLTDRYKKFYTLVLKGHLSVAMAKFPPHSTGTGTILDAYARQPLWNEGFDFNHGTGHGVGAFGNVHEGPLSISTTAGGPTSLDLYRKGGILTDEPGFYIDGEVGFRIESELEIIECDDVVGKTRNGENFLGFGYLTKVPFCRKLIETSLLSPVEINWINEYHKSVREDFADKLLEMGDKRAYLWLVKETQPF; from the coding sequence ATGGCCAACTACTCCGAGAAGGAACCCTTGTTGGGAGACCGCAACAGGCAGCTTGCTGCGGATAACGAGATCTCGACAAATAATTGTCCTAGTTTCTCAAGTCTTTTGTCCAAGCCATTCCAATGTCTTCCTCAGCTTACCAAACAGTTGAGGGAGACCTACGTAGAGGATGACAATGAAGCCATTATCAACTACTCAGACGATGACGACCCTTTGCCGGAATTGCCATACACGATTACTCCTATCACGTTGgctccttcttctctttcgCAGAAGGATAAACTTACAGAGTTGAGAAAGTATATGAAGCAGTACAACATCGGAGTCTACCTCATTCCTTCCGAGGACGAACACCAGTCTGAGTACACGGCTTTGGCAgataaaagaagagaatacaTCACCGGTTTCACGGGAAGTGCTGGGATTGCCGTTGTCACTTTAGACGATCCTGTTGCCTTAACTGGAGAAGCCGCTCTTTCCACAGATGGCCGTTATTTCTTGCAGGCGGAAAAGCAGCTCGACAAACGGTActggaaattgttgaaacaAGGACTAGCTACTAATCCCACATGGAACAAATTCGCAATCGAAAAAGCCATTAAAAACAAGTTCTCAAAGGTTATTTCATGTGACCCTAGAGTACTTAGCCTTACTATTGGAGATTACTTCAAACGAGTCAGACTTTTGAACTACCAAAGCAGATTTGAGTTTAGTCCCTTGTTTGAAGTTAACTTGGTCGATTTAGtttggaagaaggaaaagCCTACTAGATCCTTGGATCCCGTGTACCATTTGGTGCTTCAGTTCTCCGGTGAAGATACCAACAGCAAGGTGAGTAAAATCAGAGAAACATTGCGTTCAGAAAAATTCCAAAGCACCCATCTTGTTGTCACAGCCTTGGATGATGTTGCTTggttgttcaacttgaggTCGGACAATGATGTTCCCTTCACTCCTGTATTCTTTGCGTATGCTATCGTTTCTCTAAAAGATATAACTTTGTACATTAACAAGACAAAGATTGACAATTCTCCTGTGGAGACTCGTCAATACTTGAAGAGCATCAAGGGCCTACAGATCAAAGACTATGATGAATTCTACGAAGACGTTTCTAAATTAAAGACTACGATCGACAATCCAGATCTTGCGATTGTTTTGCCAAATAAGGAATCCACTACTTTTGCATTATTCGACTCCATCCCACAGTCCGTCGGGAAACAGAACATTAAGCATGAATCTATTATTGCTAACACAAagattttcaagaataaaaCCGAGCTCTTTAACGCTAAAATAGCCCAGTACAAGGATTCCTTGGCTTTCATACTATTTGCATCATGGTTGGATCATCAGCTTGTGAACAAGAAGGCCAGACTATCTGAGTATGATGCTGCTTGCAAAATTTACTCTATTAGAGAAAAATTGCCCAATTTCAAAGGCTTATCTTATGAGACTATATCTTCAACTGGAGCCAATGCTGCTATTATTCATTATGCTCCTactaaagaagaaaatgctATAATCGATGCAAAGAAGATCTACCTCATTGACTCTGGGGCTCATTATTTAGAAGGAACTACTGATATAACTAGAACGTATAAGTTTGGTTTCGAAGGTTTAACTGACCGATACAAAAAGTTCTATACTTTGGTTTTAAAGGGGCATCTTTCGGTTGCCATGGCTAAGTTTCCTCCTCATTCTACTGGAACAGGAACAATTCTAGATGCATATGCCAGACAACCATTATGGAATGAAGGTTTCGATTTCAATCACGGTACTGGTCATGGAGTGGGAGCTTTTGGAAATGTCCATGAAGGTCCTTTATCCATCCTGACTACTGCTGGAGGCCCAACTTCGCTAGACTTATACAGAAAGGGAGGAATACTCACTGATGAACCTGGTTTCTACATAGATGGAGAGGTTGGCTTCAGAATCGAGAGTGAATTGGAAATCATCGAATGTGACGATGTAGTGGGTAAAACAAGAAACGGTGAAAACTTCCTTGGCTTTGGCTACCTCACGAAAGTACCTTTTTGCAGAAAATTGATAGAGACATCGTTGTTGTCTCCTGTGGAAATCAACTGGATCAATGAATATCACAAAAGTGTTAGGGAAGACTTTGCTGACAAGCTACTCGAGATGGGCGATAAGAGAGCTTACTTGTGGTTGGTCAAAGAGACTCAACCCTTTTAA